The Methylopila sp. M107 genome contains the following window.
ACGTGGACAGCGGCGAGGTGCTGACGGGCGAAGAACTGCTCGCGGCCATCGAGGCGCTGGCGGCGAGGGGCGAAGAGGCCTGACGCGCGAGGCCACTAGCGCCGCGCGCCCGGGTCGCCTATCTTCCGTCGCGCGGTGCTGCGGGGTGCGTCAGGACAACATGAATCCCCGGGCCCTTACGATTCCGAACGGGAGCTGTCCCTGGCCTCGACCGTGGTCTTGGTCATTCACGGCGCCCACCTACTCTGTAGGTGTCCCGGGATCAAAACGCTCCAACGGCCATCGTGGCTCCGCGCTTCTTTCTTCCTGCCTTGCGACCTTCTTTTGAGACAAATCTGCTCCCACCGACGTCATGGCCGGCGGAGCCGGGCGTCCACGACTTTCCGGGACCGTCGAGCGCTGCGCCGAAGTCGTGGATACCTGCGTGAAGACGCGGGCATGACGGCGGAAGCGATCCGCCACGCGCGGAACGCGTCTCGATGATGTCCATCGTCCCCCAGGTTTCCGATCTCGCAACGGCCAAGGCGGAGCTGCGCAAGGCGGCGCTTGCAGCGCGCGCAGCGCTTGGCGAGGCTGAGCGCATCGCGGCCGCGCATGCGATCGCGCAGCTCGGCGGCGAGATCGTCGCGGGCGAGCGGCCGGCGCGCGTCTCGCTGTTCTTTTCCGTCAAGGGCGAGATCGACACCGGCCCGCTCGCCCAAAAACTCCACGCCGCCGGCGTGCCGCTCTGCCTGCCGGTGATCGTGCGGAAGGGCGCGCCGCTCGTCTTCCGCAGCTGGAAGCCGGGCGATCGGCTGGACGAAAAGCCGTTCGGCCTGCGCGAGCCGCCGGAGAGCGCTGGGCAAGTGACGCCCGACCTGCTGTTCGTGCCGCTCGCGGCCTTCGACGCCGCCGGCGCGCGGGTCGGCTACGGCGGCGGATTCTACGACCGCACGCTCGACAAGCTGCGCGGGGAAGGGCCGGCCTACGCGGTCGGTCTCGCCTTCGCGGCGCAGGAGGTGGAGGCCGTGCCGGTCGCACGCCATGACGAGCCGCTCGACGCCATCCTGACCGAAGCCGGCGTCATTCTGCCCGGGCGCTGACGCGCGGCGGATGTATCCGGAAACCTCGCCCGATGGTCGAATGCGTAGAACCAAAAACGGCTTCACGCGTTCATAGGCGCCGGGCGGCGGTCGTCGCTTCGCCCGGCGTCTCATCGGAGGACTTCCCATGATCGGACGGATCGTCGTCGTCTCGGCGCTCATCTTCAGCACGCTCGCCCTTGCGGCCTGCGCCAACACGGTTCGCGGCGTCCGCAACGACGTCTCGGCGACCGGCAGGGCCGCGACCGGGCGCTGAGCCCTTCCGCCACGAAAGAAATCCGCGGATCCGCATCCAGCCGGCGCGAGCTGGCGGTGACTGCGGTGTGCGTCTTGGGTATGGACGTGCGTCGGTCGTGTCGACCGGCGCACGCCAGCTGCCCGGGGTCGCGTCATGCGTCTGCTTTTTCTCGGCGATGTCGTCGGCCGGTCCGGCCGCAACGCCGTCATCGAACGCCTGCCGAAACTGCGCGAGCGCTGGAAGCTCGACCTCGTGGTGATCAACGGCGAGAACGCCGCCGGCGGCTTCGGAATCACGGAAGCGATCTATGACGATTTGCTCAGCGCCGGCTGCGACGCGGTCACGCTCGGCAACCATTCGTTCGACCAGCGCGAGGCGCTCGTCTTTATCGAGCGCGCCGAACGGCTGATCCGCCCGGTCAATTTCCCCAAGGGCACGCCCGGCCGCGGCGCCGCGCTGGTCGAGGCGCGCAACGGCGCGCGCGTCCTCGTCGTCAACGTCATGGGCCAGGTGTTCATGGGGCAGGCGCTCGACGATCCCTTCCGGGCCGCCGACGCCGAGATCGAGGCCTGCCCGCTGGGCGAGGGCTGCGACGCCATCGTGGTCGACTTCCACGCCGAGGCGACCAGCGAGAAGCAGGCCTTCGGCCATTTCGCGGACGGCCGCGCGAGCCTCGTTGTCGGCACCCACACCCACACGCCGACCGCCGACCACCGCATCCTTCCCGGCGGCACCGCCTACATGTCCGACGCCGGCATGTGCGGCGACTACGACTCGTGCCTCGGCATGAAGAAGGAGGAGCCGATCCACCGTTTCCTGCGCAAGCTGCCCTCCGGCCGGTTCGAGCCGGCGGACGGCGAGGCGTCGCTGTCGGGGGTGGCTGTGGAACTCGACGGACGCGGGCTCGCGACGAAGGTCGCGCCGGTGAGGATCGGCGGCGGCCTCAGCGAAGCGCTGCCGGGGTTCTGGGAGTAGAGACCTTCCTTGCCCCGGCCTTGAGCCGCGACCCAGACGCTCCGAGTTCTCCGAACGAACCTCGTCATCCCCCGGCTCGTCCGGGGGATCCAGTCCTCGGTCGCACCGCGTCTCGCGTCTGGCATGGATGCCCCGGGCAAGCCGGGGCATGACGAGCATCGGAGCGCGCCGCGCGTCTGGGTCCCGGCTCAAGGCCGGGACAAGAAACGCCTGAACCTTTTCTCCCCCCGCCTCGTCTCATGAGCGCCGGGTCGGTCCACGCGCCCCGTTCAAGCTTTGGGGGATGACCGCCATGACGCCCAATCTCGCATTCCTGCGGAGGATCGTCTCGATCCTGGTCGGCGCGGCCGCGATCACGGCGATCTTCGCGGCCGCCGCCCTGCTCGGCGCGCTGGTCGCGAACGCCACTTCGTCCGCGCCGCCCGCAAACGGCCGGCTCGCCTTCGCGGGCGTGTCCTATGGGGAAACCTGCTGGTCGCAGGCGGTCGCGAGCGACGACTTCGGCGAACGCTTCGCGCGCGTCGTCAACGTCTGCGAGTAAAGGCGTCAGGCCGCGAGCGGCTCCGGCTGCGCCTCGAACAGGCGTCGCCCTGCATCCGTGAGCGCAAGACGCGTGCGCTGGGTGCGGGCGTCCCGGCCGGTCTCGGTCACCAGCCGGCGGTCGTCCGACAGATCGTTCACGACGCGCAGCACGAGCGCGTGCGCCACGCCGAACAGGTTCGAGAAACTGCGCGTGTCCGCGGCGATCCCCTCGCGCATCGCGACCAGAAGGCCGGCCTCGAGCATCGACAGGCCCGGCAGCCGCCCTGCGACAGCCTCCGCCTCCGCCATGAACGCGGTCTCGTCCATCACGCGGCGACCCGCGGGCGGAAGGTGACGAGCGTCGACTTCGAGAGCGGCGTGTCCGATCCTTCGCCGGCTTTCGAGAACGGCACCACGGCGTTGAGCTCGGGATAATAGCCGGCCACGCATCCGCGCGGGATGTCGTAGGCGACGATCCGGAAGTCTTCCGCGATGCGGGTGCGTCCGTCGTCATGCGCGCCGATGACGTCGATCCGCGCGTTGGGAACGGAGCCCATCGCGGCGATATCCTGCGGGTTCATGAACACGAC
Protein-coding sequences here:
- a CDS encoding TIGR00282 family metallophosphoesterase is translated as MRLLFLGDVVGRSGRNAVIERLPKLRERWKLDLVVINGENAAGGFGITEAIYDDLLSAGCDAVTLGNHSFDQREALVFIERAERLIRPVNFPKGTPGRGAALVEARNGARVLVVNVMGQVFMGQALDDPFRAADAEIEACPLGEGCDAIVVDFHAEATSEKQAFGHFADGRASLVVGTHTHTPTADHRILPGGTAYMSDAGMCGDYDSCLGMKKEEPIHRFLRKLPSGRFEPADGEASLSGVAVELDGRGLATKVAPVRIGGGLSEALPGFWE
- a CDS encoding 5-formyltetrahydrofolate cyclo-ligase codes for the protein MSIVPQVSDLATAKAELRKAALAARAALGEAERIAAAHAIAQLGGEIVAGERPARVSLFFSVKGEIDTGPLAQKLHAAGVPLCLPVIVRKGAPLVFRSWKPGDRLDEKPFGLREPPESAGQVTPDLLFVPLAAFDAAGARVGYGGGFYDRTLDKLRGEGPAYAVGLAFAAQEVEAVPVARHDEPLDAILTEAGVILPGR